A genomic segment from Curtobacterium sp. MCSS17_007 encodes:
- a CDS encoding NUDIX hydrolase: MTDAPSAARDQPLIAIDVVPVSFTTADGLRVATARRAYDPYAGREALPGVLLDAAERLVDGAQRALRTKADIGPGAVRHLAQVGAFDGPSRDPRETAISIAFTAVVAPGVDGGTAVWHPLGGGDLGLPFDHDAIVRAALDQVRTRLWRDVPMTRALLGDAFPTSAAAALHAALHGTAPDAGNLNRALRTNPALVRSEAAPASTGRGGRPPATWTWTD; the protein is encoded by the coding sequence GTGACCGACGCCCCGTCGGCGGCCCGCGACCAGCCGCTCATCGCGATCGACGTCGTCCCGGTGTCGTTCACGACGGCGGACGGTCTGCGGGTCGCCACCGCGCGCCGCGCGTACGACCCGTACGCCGGCCGGGAGGCCCTGCCCGGCGTCCTCCTGGACGCTGCGGAACGCCTCGTCGACGGTGCGCAGCGCGCCCTGCGCACCAAGGCCGACATCGGTCCCGGGGCGGTCCGGCACCTCGCGCAGGTGGGCGCGTTCGACGGGCCGTCCCGCGACCCGCGCGAGACCGCGATCAGCATCGCGTTCACGGCGGTCGTGGCCCCGGGGGTGGACGGTGGGACCGCGGTGTGGCACCCGCTCGGCGGGGGCGACCTGGGCCTCCCGTTCGACCACGACGCGATCGTGCGCGCCGCCCTCGACCAGGTGCGCACCCGGCTCTGGCGGGACGTCCCGATGACGCGCGCGCTGCTCGGCGACGCGTTCCCGACCAGCGCGGCCGCAGCGCTGCACGCGGCCCTCCACGGGACCGCCCCGGACGCCGGCAACCTCAACCGGGCGCTCCGGACGAACCCCGCGCTCGTCCGGAGCGAGGCCGCACCGGCGTCGACCGGGCGGGGCGGGCGTCCCCCGGCGACCTGGACGTGGACCGACTGA
- a CDS encoding DUF3817 domain-containing protein: MALTVRTRDIPKIPGAVKWYRVSAYITGVLLLALVIEVIIKYTPLQLEMQLGNGPFFVPNGTAGEAPGTFNLSIAILIAHGWLYVLYLFTDFRLWSIMRWRPTRFLLIALGGIIPFMSFVVEHRMQKKAMDTYHELTAAQQREKEAAR; the protein is encoded by the coding sequence ATGGCCTTGACCGTCCGCACCCGTGACATCCCCAAGATCCCGGGAGCCGTCAAGTGGTACCGGGTCTCGGCGTACATCACCGGTGTGCTGCTGCTGGCCCTGGTGATCGAGGTCATCATCAAGTACACACCGTTGCAGCTCGAGATGCAGCTCGGCAACGGCCCGTTCTTCGTGCCGAACGGCACGGCCGGCGAAGCCCCGGGCACGTTCAACCTGTCGATCGCGATCCTCATCGCGCACGGCTGGCTCTACGTGCTCTACCTCTTCACCGACTTCCGTCTGTGGAGCATCATGCGCTGGAGGCCGACCCGCTTCCTGCTCATCGCCCTCGGCGGCATCATCCCGTTCATGTCCTTCGTGGTGGAGCACCGCATGCAGAAGAAGGCCATGGACACCTACCACGAGCTGACCGCTGCCCAGCAGCGTGAGAAGGAGGCCGCTCGGTGA
- a CDS encoding Bax inhibitor-1/YccA family protein, with protein MAFKPGFDQSPAFNDQGRNAWGAGAGQQQAGWGRTPQQGQYPQQGGMTPEQLQYMYDRPTASPVDTDRMSYEDTIVKTLLAFGVLLVGAVAGWNLPPIVWIVGAIVGFVLALVNTFKKKPSPGLVLAYAFFEGLFVGGISALYNGMWDGIVTQAVFGTLGVFAVTLLLFTSGKVRATPKATRFFLVAMVGYLVFSLVNLVLMWTGVTNSAFGLRSFEIFGIPLGVIIGILVVLMAAYSLVLDFDQIKTGVQRGAPRIYAWTAAFGLIVTLVWLYIEILRILALLASNRE; from the coding sequence ATGGCCTTCAAGCCCGGTTTCGACCAGTCCCCCGCCTTCAACGACCAGGGCCGGAACGCCTGGGGCGCCGGCGCTGGTCAGCAGCAGGCGGGCTGGGGACGCACCCCACAGCAGGGGCAGTACCCGCAGCAGGGCGGCATGACGCCCGAGCAGCTGCAGTACATGTACGACCGCCCGACGGCGAGCCCGGTCGACACCGACCGCATGTCGTACGAGGACACCATCGTCAAGACGCTCCTGGCGTTCGGCGTGCTCCTCGTCGGTGCCGTCGCCGGCTGGAACCTGCCGCCGATCGTCTGGATCGTCGGCGCGATCGTCGGCTTCGTGCTGGCGCTCGTGAACACGTTCAAGAAGAAGCCGTCGCCGGGCCTCGTCCTGGCGTACGCGTTCTTCGAGGGCCTGTTCGTCGGTGGCATCTCGGCGCTGTACAACGGCATGTGGGACGGCATCGTCACCCAGGCGGTGTTCGGCACCCTCGGTGTCTTCGCCGTGACCCTGCTGCTCTTCACCTCGGGCAAGGTCCGTGCGACGCCGAAGGCGACGCGCTTCTTCCTCGTCGCGATGGTCGGCTACCTCGTCTTCTCGCTGGTGAACCTCGTGCTCATGTGGACCGGTGTGACCAACTCCGCGTTCGGCCTGCGGAGCTTCGAGATCTTCGGCATCCCGCTGGGCGTCATCATCGGCATCCTCGTGGTGCTCATGGCGGCGTACTCGCTGGTCCTCGACTTCGACCAGATCAAGACCGGCGTCCAGCGCGGTGCTCCCCGCATCTACGCGTGGACCGCGGCCTTCGGTCTCATCGTCACCCTCGTGTGGCTCTACATCGAGATCCTGCGCATCCTCGCCCTGCTCGCCAGCAACCGCGAGTAG
- a CDS encoding glycerophosphodiester phosphodiesterase family protein gives MTRVIAHRGASGHRPEHSRSAYELAVELGADAIEPDLVPTKDGVLVLRHENEVSGTTDVADHPEFAHLRTTKTVDGQRVTGWFTEDFTWDELRTLRVRERLPQLRPASAAHDGEDGVLRLEDLLGILDAAPRPVGLVAEVKHAHFFEQAGLPLAELLDDALGATGWRGDDRLTIESFEKTVLRQLGSLGTGGRLVYLQEARGSAADEVAAHGSAAPSWASERTDAALAGFAGEFHGISVDLKTLMAGVDSAAVADPRPIRSVIVERAHAAGLAVYTWTLRPENRFLPAPLRRGGDVAAHGDWERWFTSVLRTGVDGVFADHPDLAVRARSLVGG, from the coding sequence ATGACCCGTGTGATCGCCCACAGAGGTGCCTCCGGCCACCGACCGGAGCACTCCCGGAGCGCCTACGAACTGGCCGTCGAGCTCGGCGCGGACGCCATCGAGCCCGACCTGGTGCCGACGAAGGACGGCGTGCTCGTGCTCCGCCACGAGAACGAGGTGTCCGGCACGACCGACGTCGCCGACCACCCCGAGTTCGCGCACCTGCGGACGACGAAGACCGTCGACGGGCAGCGCGTGACGGGCTGGTTCACCGAGGACTTCACGTGGGACGAGCTGCGGACGCTCCGGGTGCGCGAGCGGCTGCCGCAGCTGCGTCCAGCCTCCGCGGCGCACGACGGCGAGGACGGGGTGCTGCGGCTCGAGGACCTGCTCGGCATCCTCGACGCGGCCCCGCGCCCGGTCGGGCTCGTCGCCGAGGTCAAGCACGCGCACTTCTTCGAGCAGGCCGGGTTGCCGTTGGCGGAGCTGCTCGACGACGCGCTCGGGGCCACCGGGTGGCGCGGCGACGACCGGCTGACGATCGAGTCGTTCGAGAAGACCGTGCTCCGGCAGCTCGGCTCGCTGGGCACCGGTGGTCGGCTCGTGTACCTCCAGGAGGCCCGTGGCAGCGCCGCGGACGAGGTCGCCGCCCACGGGTCGGCGGCTCCGTCGTGGGCGTCCGAGCGCACGGACGCCGCCTTGGCCGGGTTCGCGGGCGAGTTCCACGGGATCAGCGTCGACCTGAAGACCCTGATGGCGGGCGTCGACAGCGCCGCCGTCGCCGACCCGCGGCCGATCCGGAGCGTCATCGTCGAGCGGGCGCACGCCGCAGGCCTCGCCGTCTACACGTGGACGCTCCGGCCGGAGAACCGGTTCCTGCCGGCGCCGCTGCGGCGCGGGGGCGACGTGGCGGCGCACGGCGACTGGGAGCGCTGGTTCACCTCGGTGCTGCGGACCGGGGTCGACGGGGTGTTCGCGGACCACCCGGACCTGGCGGTGCGGGCGCGGTCACTCGTCGGCGGGTGA
- a CDS encoding UvrD-helicase domain-containing protein translates to MTIVLDPFDQSPEPGASNRPGGYDDPFTAGLNPQQKEAVEYRGESLLIVAGAGSGKTSVLTRRIALLLANREAWPSQILAITFTNKAAAEMRERVQALVGQAAEGMWISTFHSACVRILRREAERFGFPQSFTIYDSADSRALLKRIIKDLEADSLGLTVGAAASKISKLKNELQDIDTYARNINANDPQEVMFTEVFRRYTNELRRANAFDFDDLIGQTVFLFRAFPEVAALYQRRFRFVLVDEYQDTNHAQYALIRELTRPVPVEQVDKLEDAGQHVERMREADGSIAPASLTVVGDSDQSIYAFRGADIRNIVEFERDFPNSKVILLEQNYRSTQTILDAANAVIANNFDRQAKNLFTDVGAGDKIIGFTGYTGHDEAQFVADEIQRLHDEGTSYRDMAVFYRTNSQTRALEEIFIRSAIPYRVLGGTKFYERAEIKDAMAYLITVANPADPLSLRRILNVPKRGIGAVTETALQRYADEHETSMREALRHADELGFGPKVRNAIASFAELLDDVASRAATQPVVDTLTQLLDGSGLLENLRKSPDAQDAARADNIDELVAVTREFQKNNPEGTLSDFLTEVSLVAAADELDDSSGTVSLMTLHTAKGLEYDAVFLTGVEEDLLPHRMSANEPGGPAEERRLFYVGITRAKKSLFLSLAMTRAQFGDVNVAMPSRFLQEIPEGLIEWKQSPGMANSRGGTEPRALNARRGGGPGGFGGAGGGGGYRGGGGFGGGSYDRAAAAAKTRPKTEWANRVSGQVRDNGDMELVAGDRIKHVDFGEGTVSAVTGQGAKRIAEIAFDAAGRKKLLIKIAPIEKL, encoded by the coding sequence ATGACGATCGTGCTCGACCCCTTCGACCAGTCCCCCGAGCCGGGCGCGAGCAACCGCCCCGGCGGGTACGACGACCCGTTCACCGCGGGTCTCAACCCCCAGCAGAAGGAAGCCGTCGAGTACCGCGGCGAGTCCCTGCTCATCGTGGCCGGTGCCGGGTCGGGCAAGACGAGCGTGCTCACCCGACGCATCGCCCTGCTGCTGGCGAACCGCGAGGCCTGGCCGTCGCAGATCCTCGCGATCACGTTCACGAACAAGGCCGCAGCCGAGATGCGCGAGCGTGTGCAGGCCCTGGTCGGTCAGGCAGCCGAGGGCATGTGGATCTCGACGTTCCACTCGGCGTGCGTGCGGATCCTCCGGCGCGAGGCCGAGCGCTTCGGCTTCCCGCAGTCCTTCACCATCTACGACTCGGCCGACTCGCGCGCGCTCCTCAAGCGGATCATCAAGGACCTCGAGGCGGACTCCCTCGGGCTGACCGTCGGTGCCGCGGCGTCGAAGATCTCCAAGCTCAAGAACGAGCTGCAGGACATCGACACCTACGCGCGGAACATCAACGCGAACGACCCGCAAGAGGTCATGTTCACCGAGGTGTTCCGTCGCTACACGAACGAGCTCCGCCGCGCGAACGCGTTCGACTTCGACGACCTGATCGGGCAGACGGTCTTCCTGTTCCGCGCGTTCCCCGAGGTCGCCGCGCTCTACCAGCGCCGCTTCCGCTTCGTCCTGGTCGACGAGTACCAGGACACCAACCACGCGCAGTACGCCCTGATCCGTGAGCTCACCCGCCCGGTGCCCGTCGAGCAGGTCGACAAGCTCGAGGACGCCGGGCAGCACGTGGAGCGCATGCGCGAGGCGGACGGGTCGATCGCCCCGGCGTCCCTCACGGTCGTCGGTGACTCCGACCAGTCGATCTACGCCTTCCGTGGTGCCGACATCCGCAACATCGTCGAGTTCGAGCGCGATTTCCCGAACTCGAAGGTGATCCTGCTCGAGCAGAACTACCGCTCGACGCAGACGATCCTCGACGCCGCGAACGCCGTCATCGCGAACAACTTCGACCGGCAGGCGAAGAACCTGTTCACCGACGTCGGTGCCGGCGACAAGATCATCGGCTTCACCGGGTACACCGGGCACGACGAAGCGCAGTTCGTCGCCGACGAGATCCAGCGCCTGCACGACGAGGGCACCTCCTACCGCGACATGGCGGTGTTCTACCGGACGAACTCGCAGACGCGTGCGCTCGAGGAGATCTTCATCCGCTCGGCGATCCCGTACCGGGTGCTCGGCGGCACGAAGTTCTACGAGCGTGCCGAGATCAAGGACGCGATGGCGTACCTGATCACCGTCGCCAACCCGGCCGACCCGCTGTCGCTCCGTCGCATCCTCAACGTGCCGAAGCGGGGCATCGGTGCCGTCACCGAGACGGCGCTGCAGCGCTACGCCGACGAGCACGAGACCTCGATGCGCGAGGCGCTGCGGCACGCCGACGAGCTCGGCTTCGGTCCGAAGGTGCGGAACGCAATCGCGTCGTTCGCCGAGCTGCTCGACGACGTCGCCTCGCGCGCGGCGACGCAGCCGGTCGTCGACACGCTGACGCAGCTGCTCGACGGCTCGGGGCTGCTCGAGAACCTGCGGAAGTCGCCCGACGCGCAGGACGCCGCACGTGCGGACAACATCGACGAGCTCGTCGCGGTGACGCGGGAGTTCCAGAAGAACAACCCCGAGGGCACCCTGTCGGACTTCCTGACCGAGGTCTCGCTGGTCGCGGCGGCGGACGAGCTCGACGACTCCTCCGGGACGGTGTCGCTCATGACGCTGCACACGGCGAAGGGCCTGGAGTACGACGCGGTGTTCCTCACCGGGGTCGAGGAAGACCTGCTGCCGCACCGGATGTCGGCGAACGAACCGGGTGGTCCCGCCGAGGAGCGCCGGCTGTTCTACGTCGGCATCACCCGCGCCAAGAAGTCGCTCTTCCTGTCGCTCGCGATGACCCGCGCGCAGTTCGGCGACGTCAACGTGGCGATGCCGTCCCGCTTCCTGCAGGAGATCCCCGAGGGGCTCATCGAGTGGAAGCAGTCGCCCGGCATGGCGAACAGTCGCGGCGGCACCGAGCCCCGCGCGCTGAACGCCCGTCGCGGTGGCGGCCCGGGCGGCTTCGGCGGTGCGGGCGGTGGCGGCGGGTACCGCGGTGGCGGAGGCTTCGGCGGCGGCTCCTACGACCGCGCGGCCGCGGCGGCGAAGACCCGCCCGAAGACCGAGTGGGCGAACCGGGTGTCCGGGCAGGTGCGCGACAACGGCGACATGGAACTCGTCGCCGGCGACCGCATCAAGCACGTCGACTTCGGCGAGGGCACCGTGTCCGCGGTGACCGGGCAGGGTGCCAAGCGCATCGCCGAGATCGCGTTCGACGCCGCGGGTCGCAAGAAGCTCCTCATCAAGATCGCCCCGATCGAGAAGCTCTGA
- a CDS encoding GNAT family N-acetyltransferase, which translates to MAGGVRTPVARRVPRPLDVDARAARWRGIIAEPDVDVLVATAGDPVVGWASAGPGRGEHPRDRELEGIYLLAAHHGSGAGQALLDAAIGTGPAFLWVADGNPRAEAFYRRNGFERDGTVKHEPIGPHGLDAVRMVR; encoded by the coding sequence GTGGCGGGAGGCGTACGCACACCTGTTGCCCGCCGGGTTCCTCGCCCCCTCGACGTCGACGCTCGTGCGGCACGCTGGCGCGGCATCATCGCCGAGCCGGACGTCGACGTGCTCGTCGCCACCGCCGGGGACCCGGTCGTCGGCTGGGCGTCCGCCGGCCCCGGTCGCGGCGAGCACCCACGCGACCGTGAGCTCGAGGGCATCTACCTCCTCGCCGCACACCACGGGTCGGGCGCCGGCCAGGCGTTGCTCGACGCAGCGATCGGCACCGGACCCGCGTTCCTCTGGGTCGCCGACGGCAACCCGCGGGCCGAGGCCTTCTACCGCCGCAACGGGTTCGAGCGCGACGGCACCGTCAAGCACGAGCCGATCGGGCCGCACGGGCTCGACGCGGTCCGGATGGTGCGCTGA
- a CDS encoding DUF817 domain-containing protein, whose product MTARHLSTAVEARIDRAARRLLDAGHQPHRPVRLAVTEFLVFGAKQAWACTFGALLLATMVVAHLTLPAESRNDVLTLAAAVIQVAMLVFGLETVRELRVVLVFHVVGTAMEVFKTHVGSWEYGSDGWLAIAGVPLFSGFMYGAVGSYMVRVVRLFDLHFDRWPRQWLLVVVAAGIYANFFAHHVVWDARYVLLALVVALFVRTTMHVRVHRATLRMPVLLAMLLVALFIWLAENVATWAGAWAYPDQTAAWQPVAPTKVVAWLLLMVISVALVAWLYPQVRSAPAGPVPVPVAVPGAGASPSGREARPTAAASAAARWSAGSRPPRGAHADRPHSVQLSGPPGPASARRESSAFRDDAPLG is encoded by the coding sequence GTGACCGCCCGCCACCTGTCCACCGCCGTCGAGGCCCGCATCGACCGCGCGGCCCGCCGCCTGCTCGATGCCGGCCACCAGCCGCACCGTCCCGTCCGTCTCGCCGTCACCGAGTTCCTGGTGTTCGGGGCGAAGCAGGCATGGGCGTGCACGTTCGGGGCGCTGCTGCTCGCGACGATGGTCGTCGCGCACCTGACCCTGCCGGCGGAGAGCCGGAACGACGTGCTCACGCTCGCCGCCGCGGTGATCCAGGTCGCGATGCTCGTGTTCGGCCTCGAGACCGTGCGGGAGCTCCGGGTGGTCCTGGTCTTCCACGTGGTCGGCACCGCGATGGAGGTCTTCAAGACCCACGTCGGCTCGTGGGAGTACGGGAGTGACGGCTGGCTCGCGATCGCGGGCGTGCCGCTCTTCTCGGGGTTCATGTACGGCGCCGTCGGGTCCTACATGGTCCGGGTCGTCCGGCTCTTCGACCTGCACTTCGACCGGTGGCCGCGGCAGTGGCTCCTGGTCGTCGTCGCCGCCGGGATCTACGCCAACTTCTTCGCCCACCACGTCGTGTGGGATGCGCGGTACGTGCTGCTCGCGCTGGTCGTCGCACTGTTCGTGCGCACGACGATGCACGTGCGTGTGCACCGTGCGACCCTGCGGATGCCGGTCCTGCTCGCGATGCTGCTGGTCGCCCTGTTCATCTGGCTGGCGGAGAACGTCGCGACGTGGGCCGGGGCGTGGGCCTACCCGGACCAGACGGCCGCCTGGCAGCCGGTCGCGCCGACGAAGGTCGTCGCCTGGCTGCTCCTCATGGTGATCTCGGTTGCGCTGGTCGCATGGCTGTACCCGCAGGTGCGGTCCGCACCCGCCGGTCCCGTCCCCGTCCCCGTTGCCGTTCCCGGAGCGGGGGCCTCGCCGTCCGGCCGGGAGGCGCGCCCCACCGCCGCCGCGTCGGCCGCCGCCCGGTGGTCGGCTGGTTCACGACCACCTCGGGGCGCGCACGCAGACCGCCCCCATAGTGTTCAGCTGTCGGGCCCGCCAGGACCCGCTTCCGCTCGCCGCGAATCCTCAGCCTTCCGCGACGACGCGCCCCTAGGCTGA
- a CDS encoding pyridoxal 5'-phosphate synthase, which yields MSSSLSGDDSLHLPEFDAPPVSPFDVARAWLDGAADREVSEPMSMTLATAGSDGRVSARTVDVKRLDDRGLVFGTSTLSPKGRQLAENPHAALQVYWRESMQQLRFEGRAVQLSDEESDALFADRSPKSRAATAIADQSDVLEPRTLQDLIDDANVLLDESDDDVPRPEGWVAWRLEPDLVEFWQGSRDRMHRRLQYVRAGDGWDVARLQP from the coding sequence ATGTCCAGTTCGCTCTCCGGTGACGACTCCCTGCACCTGCCCGAGTTCGACGCGCCGCCCGTGTCGCCGTTCGACGTCGCCCGAGCGTGGCTCGACGGCGCCGCGGACCGCGAGGTGTCCGAGCCGATGTCGATGACCCTCGCGACCGCGGGATCCGACGGACGGGTGTCCGCCCGCACCGTCGACGTGAAGCGGCTCGACGACCGCGGACTCGTGTTCGGCACCTCGACACTGAGCCCGAAGGGTCGGCAGCTCGCCGAGAACCCGCACGCGGCGCTGCAGGTGTACTGGCGCGAGAGCATGCAGCAGCTGCGCTTCGAGGGTCGGGCCGTCCAGCTCTCCGACGAGGAGTCCGACGCCCTGTTCGCCGACCGGTCGCCGAAGTCCCGCGCCGCCACCGCGATCGCCGACCAGTCGGACGTGCTCGAACCGCGGACCCTGCAGGACCTGATCGACGACGCCAACGTGCTGCTCGACGAGAGCGACGACGACGTCCCGCGCCCCGAGGGGTGGGTGGCGTGGCGGCTGGAGCCCGACCTGGTGGAGTTCTGGCAGGGCAGCCGCGACCGGATGCACCGACGGCTGCAGTACGTCCGCGCAGGCGACGGCTGGGACGTGGCGCGGCTGCAGCCGTAG
- the guaA gene encoding glutamine-hydrolyzing GMP synthase: MSETEQRPVLVVDFGAQYAQLIARRVREANVYSEIVPHSITADEIREKDPAAIVLSGGPSSVYEDGAPSLDGEILDLGVPVLGICYGFQAMAKSLGGEVAHTGLREYGATDVTVSGTGSVLLGDQPESQVTWMSHGDSVAKAPEGFEVLASSASTPVAAFASDERKLYGVQWHPEVKHSVHGQAVLENFLHRAADLPGDWNSANVIEEQVARIKEQVGSARVIAGLSGGVDSAVAAALVHKAVGDQLTCVFVDHGLLRADERKQVEEDYVASTGVRLVTVDAEQQFLDALAGVSDPEQKRKIIGREFIRTFEAAAEALVLEARADAAASDDDSGEVKFLVQGTLYPDVVESGGGSGTANIKSHHNVGGLPEDMTFELVEPLRTLFKDEVRAVGRELGLPEVIVGRQPFPGPGLGIRIVGEVTKDRLELLRAADKIAREELTAAGLDEEIWQCPVVLLADVRSVGVQGDGRTYGHPIVLRPVSSEDAMTADWTRLPYDTLAKISNRITNEVPDVNRVVLDVTSKPPGTIEWE, translated from the coding sequence GTGAGCGAGACCGAACAGCGTCCCGTCCTCGTCGTCGACTTCGGCGCCCAGTACGCCCAGCTGATCGCACGGCGCGTGCGTGAGGCGAACGTCTACAGCGAGATCGTCCCGCACTCGATCACGGCGGACGAGATCCGCGAGAAGGACCCGGCGGCCATCGTGCTCTCCGGCGGCCCCTCGTCCGTGTACGAGGACGGCGCCCCGTCCCTCGACGGCGAGATCCTCGACCTCGGTGTCCCCGTGCTCGGCATCTGCTACGGCTTCCAGGCCATGGCCAAGTCGCTCGGCGGCGAGGTCGCGCACACGGGGCTCCGCGAGTACGGCGCCACCGACGTGACCGTCTCCGGTACGGGCAGCGTGCTGCTCGGCGACCAGCCCGAGTCCCAGGTCACCTGGATGTCGCACGGCGACTCCGTGGCGAAGGCGCCGGAGGGCTTCGAGGTCCTCGCGTCGAGCGCCTCGACCCCGGTCGCCGCCTTCGCGTCCGACGAGCGCAAGCTCTACGGCGTGCAGTGGCACCCCGAGGTCAAGCACTCCGTGCACGGCCAGGCCGTGCTCGAGAACTTCCTGCACCGTGCCGCGGACCTGCCCGGTGACTGGAACTCCGCGAACGTGATCGAGGAGCAGGTCGCCCGCATCAAGGAGCAGGTCGGGTCCGCACGGGTCATCGCCGGCCTGTCGGGCGGTGTCGACTCCGCCGTCGCCGCGGCCCTCGTGCACAAGGCCGTCGGCGACCAGCTCACCTGCGTCTTCGTCGACCACGGGCTCCTGCGCGCCGACGAGCGCAAGCAGGTGGAAGAGGACTACGTCGCCTCCACCGGTGTCCGCCTGGTCACGGTCGACGCGGAGCAGCAGTTCCTCGACGCCCTCGCCGGCGTCAGTGATCCGGAGCAGAAGCGCAAGATCATCGGGCGCGAGTTCATCCGCACGTTCGAGGCGGCGGCTGAGGCCCTGGTGCTCGAGGCCCGTGCGGACGCAGCGGCGTCGGACGACGACTCCGGCGAGGTCAAGTTCCTCGTGCAGGGCACGCTCTACCCGGACGTCGTCGAGTCCGGCGGTGGCTCGGGCACGGCGAACATCAAGTCGCACCACAACGTCGGCGGTCTGCCCGAGGACATGACGTTCGAGCTCGTCGAGCCGCTGCGCACCCTGTTCAAGGACGAGGTCCGTGCCGTCGGTCGTGAGCTCGGGCTGCCCGAGGTCATCGTCGGACGCCAGCCGTTCCCCGGCCCGGGCCTCGGGATCCGGATCGTCGGGGAGGTCACGAAGGACCGCCTCGAGCTGCTCCGCGCGGCGGACAAGATCGCGCGCGAGGAGCTCACTGCGGCCGGCCTCGACGAGGAGATCTGGCAGTGCCCGGTCGTCCTGCTCGCCGATGTCCGCTCCGTCGGCGTCCAGGGCGACGGCCGCACCTACGGCCACCCCATCGTGCTCCGTCCGGTCTCCTCCGAGGACGCCATGACCGCCGACTGGACGCGCCTGCCGTACGACACCCTGGCGAAGATCTCGAACCGCATCACGAACGAGGTCCCCGACGTCAACCGCGTCGTGCTCGACGTCACGAGCAAGCCGCCGGGGACGATCGAGTGGGAGTAG
- a CDS encoding SURF1 family cytochrome oxidase biogenesis protein — protein MWAVARRPRWIALLLLALVLAGVFAGLGKWQLERSIANGKPLPATTETRRALDDVTEPGRAASETIAGQKVTVTGTFVAGDTTLLTGRSGGGTYQAVGHLVDTDTGASLPVVIGWSDQRRDAEAGGERLADGDEVTVEGRYYPAESPDQDAYTRGEFSAVAPARLVNTWQAFDDRMYIGYVVADGTTAKAADLGTIADRAPTREVQFDWLNLFYAIEWVVFAGFAVFLWYRFVKDAWEREEEERREAALSVDGALADRR, from the coding sequence ATGTGGGCCGTAGCCCGACGACCGAGGTGGATCGCGCTGCTCCTGCTGGCGCTCGTGCTCGCGGGGGTGTTCGCCGGGCTGGGGAAGTGGCAGCTCGAGCGCAGCATCGCGAACGGCAAGCCGCTGCCGGCGACGACGGAGACCCGCAGGGCGCTCGACGACGTCACCGAACCGGGGCGTGCGGCGTCCGAGACCATCGCCGGGCAGAAGGTCACCGTCACCGGCACGTTCGTCGCCGGGGACACCACGCTGCTGACCGGTCGGTCGGGTGGCGGGACCTACCAGGCGGTCGGCCACCTGGTCGACACGGACACCGGTGCGAGCCTCCCGGTCGTGATCGGCTGGTCCGACCAGCGACGGGACGCCGAGGCGGGCGGGGAGCGCCTGGCCGACGGCGACGAGGTGACCGTCGAGGGCCGGTACTACCCGGCCGAGTCGCCGGACCAGGACGCCTACACCAGGGGCGAGTTCTCCGCGGTCGCCCCGGCTCGGCTGGTGAACACGTGGCAGGCCTTCGACGACCGGATGTACATCGGGTACGTCGTCGCCGACGGCACCACCGCGAAGGCGGCCGACCTCGGCACCATCGCCGACCGTGCTCCGACGCGCGAGGTCCAGTTCGACTGGCTCAACCTGTTCTACGCGATCGAGTGGGTCGTCTTCGCCGGGTTCGCCGTGTTCCTCTGGTACCGGTTCGTGAAGGACGCCTGGGAGCGCGAGGAAGAGGAGCGGCGTGAGGCCGCGCTCAGCGTCGACGGGGCCCTCGCGGACCGACGGTAG